The proteins below come from a single Aspergillus oryzae RIB40 DNA, chromosome 5 genomic window:
- a CDS encoding uncharacterized protein (predicted protein): MLNTYPSLYHSVASASAQPTSYLLPCLPRPFSFLTPSRVSSMHEETSPLLGSPQLRASGWTPSFLTYLVICNFLLAGSGAFISLPLIRLIEDNLCRRYIQQGSSLDESLCKTDQIQSELAYLNGSLLLVEAIVGLIVAFPFGVLADRIAACDGLGACRHCSTRHHISKTDLGRSPVQCGWRWKYSPSGQFVLYCFRLAIILHDKSTIPNPITIRAAAFFLMVLASLAGASVGPAISSKLMEIFSPWIPAILGFFTLPIGLSVLIFIPESFPPLKRDGFPENDDQPDSEEQPQCSNSFKSHLAQSLHLLKSSFATLKSTSIIVVLATFLTRMPEHLATSQFFAQYISKRFDWPLAKTGYLLTIRGIIHLVVLSLALPWLSKLLLRKQRPASKDLTLARFSAALAAVGALGMAASQIRLVLSGLVLQSLGAGLGPLCRSLAISHVAPQDTSKLNTLIGIVETISMLFAGPALAWLFEMGMKLGGLSLGLPYFALAGSFLLCLVGLLFVRAPTEQETDLLGGDLEGDY; the protein is encoded by the exons ATGCTTAACACATACCCTT CACTTTATCATAGCGTTGCATCTGCTAGTGCACAACCAACCTCTTATCTATTACCATGTCTCCCCcgtcctttctctttcctgaCACCCTCACGAGTCTCAAGTATGCACGAAGAAACATCCCCGCTGCTAGGCAGCCCTCAACTACGAGCGTCGGGATGGACACCGTCGTTCTTAACATACCTCGTCATTTGCAACTTCCTCCTGGCGGGCTCTGGCGCCTTTATCAGCCTACCCCTGATACGACTAATTGAAGACAACCTCTGTCGGCGATACATCCAACAAGGCTCTTCTCTTGACGAAAGTCTCTGCAAGACTGATCAGATCCAGTCCGAATTAGCCTATCTTAACGGGTCACTCCTCTTAGTAGAGGCCATTGTCG GTCTGATTGTTGCATTTCCATTCGGAGTCCTGGCTGACAG GATCGCAGCTTGCGATGGCCTGGGAGCTTGCCGTCATTGCTCTACAAGGCACCATATCAGTAAAACTGATCTTGGCCGGTCCCCTGTTCAATGTGGTTGGCGGTGGAAGTACAGTCCAAGTGGCCAGTTTGTACTCTATTGCTTCAGACTTG CCATAATTCTCCACGACAAATCTACAATACCTAACCCAATCACCATTAGAGCGGCggcgttcttcttgatggtgttggcAAGTTTAGCCGGCGCTTCCGTCGGCCCAGCTATTTCCTCCAAGCTTATGGAGATCTTCTCACCCTGGATCCCAgccatccttggcttcttcaCTCTACCAATCGGCCTAAGCGTATTGATCTTCATCCCGGAGTCCTTCCCTCCCTTAAAGCGGGATGGGTTCCCTGAAAACGACGACCAGCCTGACTCGGAGGAGCAACCACAATGCAGCAACTCCTTTAAATCACACCTAGCTCAGTCCCTGCACCTTCTCAAATCCTCCTTCGCAACGCTGAAGTCCACCTCGATCATCGTTGTCCTCGCCACCTTCCTCACACGTATGCCCGAGCATCTCGCCACGTCGCAGTTCTTCGCCCAGTATATAAGCAAACGCTTCGACTGGCCCCTTGCCAAAACAGGCTACCTCCTCACCATCCGTGGCATCATACACCTGGTGGTCCTGTCTCTAGCCCTTCCTTGGCTATCGAAGCTGCTCCTGCGAAAGCAGCGCCCGGCGAGTAAGGATCTCACTCTTGCGCGGTTCTCGGCTGCCCTCGCCGCCGTCGGAGCGCTCGGCATGGCTGCGTCGCAGATTAGACTTGTATTGTCCGGACTGGTGCTGCAGAGCTTGGGGGCTGGTTTGGGCCCCCTGTGCCGCTCATTGGCTATCAGCCATGTGGCACCACAGGACACATCCAAGTTGAACACGTTAATAGGGATCGTGGAAACGATCAGTATGCTGTTTGCGGGGCCGGCGCTGGCGTGGCTGTTTGAAATGGGTATGAAGCTGGGTGGACTTTCTCTTGGACTGCCCTATTTTGCTCTGGCGGGGtcgtttcttctttgcttggtgGGGTTGCTTTTTGTTCGTGCCCCTACCGAACAGGAGACTGATCTTCTGGGAGGAGATCTGGAAGGGGATTACTGA